The proteins below are encoded in one region of Neodiprion virginianus isolate iyNeoVirg1 chromosome 7, iyNeoVirg1.1, whole genome shotgun sequence:
- the LOC124309427 gene encoding caldesmon-like → MSNAGGQKEGANSEEEGKKKGRPGAVAALGRDRRHSLGSATVLDLWKRKREEEGEKGEEEVDGLQERERVFGKSRKVHRSPEGKTGEEGKAEGGGIQDMLRLIREELKIGLEEVKGQGRGIREEMEKIKGEMTRREEQWAVERGEMKEMIRDLGKRLEEVEERRGGEMERVKERLLELQKMSAEGGGERQVQGNAEVAQVAIDRLKEMEWAIERKEREERRGNIVVRGARLEKGREKEELKKILQLIGVEVEVKDMWEVGAKKGGEKGIWIARLGNREQKKRVMGRKSLLKGREERIDEDLTWAERRMKWKLREIAAIEERRGNRVRIGYAKIWIEGKMWKWDEIGEVLRDGTGRAREGGQREGRGKVGESDRERSASEERQKGSIEAQGRVRSERQSGEWVVGGDRGRWGGR, encoded by the coding sequence atGAGTAACGCGGGTGGCCAAAAAGAAGGGGCGAACAGCGAAGAGGAggggaaaaagaaaggtaGGCCGGGGGCAGTAGCAGCGTTAGGGAGGGATAGGAGGCATAGCCTGGGATCGGCGACGGTGCTAGACTTATGGAAGAGAAAGcgggaggaggagggggaaaAAGGGGAGGAGGAGGTAGACGGGTTgcaggaaagagaaagagtatTTGGGAAAAGCAGGAAAGTGCACCGGTCGCCGGAGGGTAAGACAGGGGAGGAAGGGAAGGCAGAGGGAGGGGGTATACAAGATATGCTAAGGTTGATTAGGGAAGAGCTAAAGATAGGTCTAGAGGAGGTcaaagggcagggaagggggatcagggaagaaatggaaaagattaAAGGCGAAATGACTAGAAGGGAAGAGCAGTGGGCAGTAGAGAGGGGGGAGATGAAGGAAATGATAAGGGATCTAGGTAAAAGACTAGAAGAGGTAGAAGAGCGGAGAGGGGGGGAGATGGAAAGGGTAAAGGAGAGGCTGTTAGAATTACAAAAGATGAGTGCAGAAGGAGGGGGAGAAAGGCAGGTACAGGGGAATGCGGAAGTGGCGCAGGTAGCAATAGATAGATTAAAAGAGATGGAGTGGGCCatagagaggaaagaaagggaagaaagaagGGGAAATATAGTAGTGAGAGGAGCGAGACTTgagaagggaagagaaaaggaagagttgaaaaagattttgcaGCTGATAGGGGTAGAGGTCGAGGTAAAGGATATGTGGGAGGTAGGCGCGAAAAAGGGGGGAGAAAAGGGGATATGGATAGCAAGACTAGGAAATAGGGAGCAAAAGAAGCGAGTAATGGGAAGAAAAAGCCTACTCaaagggagggaggagagaaTAGACGAGGATCTCACCTGGGCAGAGAGAAGAATGAAATGGAAGTTGAGGGAGATAGCAGCTATTGAGGAGAGAAGGGGAAACAGAGTAAGAATAGGGTATGCAAAGATCTGGATAGAAGGGAAAATGTGGAAGTGGGATGAGATAGGAGAGGTGCTTAGAGATGGTACAGGGAGAGCGAGGGAAGGGGGGcaaagggaggggaggggaaaagTCGGGGAAAGCGATAGGGAAAGGTCAGCAAGCGAGGAAAGACAAAAGGGAAGTATAGAAGCACAGGGAAGGGTACGTAGTGAAAGGCAGTCGGGGGAATGGGTAGTGGGGGGGGACAGAGGCAGGTGGGGAGGGAGAtaa
- the LOC124309428 gene encoding regulating synaptic membrane exocytosis protein 4-like, producing the protein MGDKTDLVVSNYLRTCFAGRGERKESVLDIPEKLFDQNSESDDEDKWSQLAKDNECLDGKLGPGQIAPRGFKLTCGVPNGEVKLGLFMGKETLEVEVVCARGICPGEPIEPDTYVKTYLRDGERWLQKRKTRVVRHSREPQYCQTLKYGSCDVRDKNLLVMLWERNMGFGSNQGLGGAEVNLGLLTLTRLTVGWYPLFPIHTLGTQNVDSP; encoded by the exons ATGGGTGATAAAACTGATTTAGTAGTTTCAAATTACTTGAGGACATGTTTCGCAGGGCGGGGTGAGCGCAAGGAGAGTGTCTTGGATATTCCGGAGAAACTGTTCGACCAAAACAGCGAGTCTGATGATGAAGATAAATGGAG TCAATTGGCTAAGGACAATGAATGCCTCGACGGAAAATTAGGACCTGGACAAATAGCTCCTCGCGGATTTAAATTGACCTGTG GTGTGCCGAATGGAGAAGTGAAACTGGGTCTGTTCATGGGCAAGGAAACATTGGAAGTCGAAGTGGTTTGTGCACGAGGAATTTGTCCCGGCGAGCCCATCGAACCTG ACACATACGTAAAAACGTATTTGCGGGACGGTGAACGGTGGCTACAAAAACGTAAGACCAGAGTGGTGCGTCATTCACGAGAGCCGCAGTATTGTCAGACGTTGAAATACGGTAGCTGTGACGTCAGGGACAAGAACCTCCTCGTTATGCTGTGGGAGCGAAACATGGGCTTCGGGAGTAACCAAGGCCTTGGTGGTGCCGAAGTTAATTTGGGCCTGCTCACCCTGACCCGTTTAACCGTTGGATGGTACCCTCTGTTCCCCATCCATACATTAGGCACTCAAAATGTAGACTCCCCATGA